From the genome of Triticum aestivum cultivar Chinese Spring chromosome 1A, IWGSC CS RefSeq v2.1, whole genome shotgun sequence:
tcgttgtcttccatcataacccctatttctatgttcttcgtccaaacattatagtgtggcatgaaacccttataaagcaggtgggtgtgaaggattttcttgtcagagtaagacatcgtattcccacaatcagggcatggacaacacataaaaccattctgcttatttgcctcagccacttcgagaaatttacgcacgcccttaatgtactcggaggtgtgtctgtcaccgtacatccattgccggttcgtctgcgtgcattatatataattatgtctgtcaaaagtaagaaaattagacaagtatctatctaaagtaagatgttttttctttcagaaagaagataagaacaagaggctcaccatggtggtgtcggcgacgagatcggcgcgggcgatcgacggcggtgaagacgaggacggggcgtgacggaccgctaaatctagacaaatctcagaAAAAATGGAGCTCCAAGGTCGAGCTTCGAGATGAGAAAAACTTAACTAAtgtggctcaggcatttcatcgaacacctcacatgcataagaggtgagctagagcacccaaatgcccttcctcgccggccagcaaaaaacagagcactgtggagtgctctgctcgccggcggtggggtatatataggaaactcattggtcctggttcgtggctggaaccgggactaaagcccagccttatctcccggttcgagccaagaaccgggacctatgtttgtgggccaggagcgaggcccattggtcccggttcgtgccaagaaccgggacaaatgggccaagacgaaccgggaccaatgcccacgaggccccgaccggccctctgggctcacgaaccgggacgaatgtatccattgatcccggttcgtggcagaaccggggctaatgggctagccaggcccgaacgaaagccccttttttctactagtgaagctaGTCGAGGGATAGCCAGATTTTTGGATGGTAGTAACCTGGGACTAAACCTCACATGCTCTCCACGCTCTTGACTTACTCACCATATGCAGAAATTTATTTGGGCCTAATCATGTTTTGGCCAAAGGCCAAAGGGCCCATAAATTCAAATGTAGTCCGGTGGACAACATATATAATGGCGCTTCTAAAAAAACATATATAATGGCTTGGCCAAAGGGCTCATAAATTCAAATGTAGTCCAGGTccaggaggacagtggtatccccaacccactagTGTTCAAATCCCTGTGCTCGCATTATTCATGGATTTATCTCAGGATTTCTGGCAATGcgtgttcagtgggaggagacgttcctgtcgactATGAGGCGCCtttggtgacttcgtcaatctcaagatgatatgcgggCTCAGTATTTCGGAGATGCTGATAGAGGTAGGGTCCGTGTGTGTGTTTATTGGGACAAGTGTAtacgcgtatatatgagcgcttatgTATGAACCGTGTTTTTAAAAAACATATATAATGGCTTTAAATGAGGAGAACAAAATAGGGAGTATTACAAATAATGGCTTTAACGACATTCTGACTCGGGTCCATCCAATTCTATACATTCCTTACTCTTCCAACATCTTCGTCATGACTAGGACGTGTCACAAATACCATGAATTTCTCCTTGTTGTCAACAATCTCAGCATTGTTACTAAAAAATGTCGCCTTGTCCACATGATGAGTATTATCGATTCTcgctatctactccctccgttcctatatTGCATCTCTAataagactaatatttaggaacgaagggagtaaaaacAATTGCAAGAAACTTGATGCATCAATTAAAAATCTACCGCATAATATTTAGAGCACATTGAAGGAATATATCATCAAGGAATAAACAATCTAAAATAGGCCATGTCATTACATCTATTCCCCCTCTAAcacaaaccctaaccctagttCATTGATGTCACAAATAAAAAATATATGACTATCCTAGTGCTTACTCAAAATCCCAAACATCATACTGATCACTGTGTCACCACTTCAAGAGTGGATTTGGGAGAAATCGACAAAACTAGAATTTGGGCACACTTTACCAGTGCCACCAAGCAAATGAATTTCAGCCAACCAAATCATGGGGGATGTGAGAGGTTACCTCAAACAGATGAAAAACGGACAGAATCCACGATAAATGTCATCGATTTCAATACATTTGACAGAGATttgagtgagggagagagagggggggggggggggggggctgcaactTGGGTGTGAAAGAGGAGAAAGAAAGGAGGGGTGAGTGGGTCAGTGGGAGGCCCGCCCATTGGCCTTGCAGTCACTTACTCCTTCACAGGGCAACACAATAGACTTTGGCATTCCAGCCGGGGTTTGAAGTGCCGGTCCCCATTGTGTTTTGACTCAGCTACGCCAACCTAGTCAGGGGGACTGACCGAGTATGGGCCAGGGGAAACACCGTTGTCCATGGAGTTGCACGGTTCAAAGGAAATGCGATGGCGTGTAGCATTCCCAAAAGGGTTAGATGGGGTTAAACTTATGAATAGGGTCGTTTGTACTAAACTTTTCCAGCAAGTTCAAATTTGTAATTTGGTCACCACGCCAAGAAAGAACTCCTAAGTTTTGAAATACCCTCATAGTTTTAGCATGGTCTAAGCTAAAAATGGCTAAATCCCAATTGCTTGAATAGTTCACCTGACGTCAATCGGtttggacgaagaagaagatgtagCCCGAGATCAAGATGGGAGGCCAGACCGGCTGCGGTCTCCCCGACAAGGCTCGCTAGGACCTCATTGGAGGCGGGGATGAGATGACTCATCATGATGTCGCCACTAGAGGGGAGGAACCGGGTTGATGGTGTGGGGGCAAGGCAGGATGCAATCGCTGGGGCCGACATCGGTGCCGGAGATTGGCAGGGCTTTGAGGGGTGGCCAATAACCAATGCGGCATGTGTAGGGTGGGGCAGCAAGGCGTTAGTGGCAGCGCCACCACAAGTAGCTAGAGGAGGAAGACACACTGCTAGCTGTGGGATTTCCATCCAGTGGCTTGAAAAATTGATATTTTTAAAAGCAAGTGATAAATAGATGTCCCTAAATTTTCATGGAAACACTAAAAATCTGACGTCTGATTTTTAGGCATGCCAAGTCTGATGTTTTTATGGCAATTTATATTGCCACGATGACGGTAAATTTAGTTTGCAAGTACGGCAATTTTATAATAAAAAATGAGCTGAGGCGAATTTGCCATGTTTGCCAACTGAACTCATCATCCTCTGACAGCATAATTTGCCATGAAAAAGTTCAATATGCCATCAAAAAATCTGACATCAGATTTGTAACGAAGTCCTTTTTTATATACTATCTCGGGTAAAAGTACAAATGTTATTACCAACACGACTCACTAAACAGTAGTAGCAGTGCAACACTAAGCGCTGCACCATCGTCCATATATAGACCATgaaagaattccttatttggcaCTGTTTTAAATTTCGTTTCCTATTTAACATCGAAGAAATATTTCTTCCCTATATAACACCAACTTTAAATTTTGTTCCTAATATAACACTTTCGTACATTTTTTGATCTAATGGTGTTAAATGACATGTGAAATGACAAATTTACCCCTAGCACTGGAAGGACCTAAGGCAGGTTAAAGTCATTCTCATTGGCTTCACCCGGCCCACAATCCGCTTGCACAAGAACACCGATGTTGGAATTAAACCCAACTCGTCTATGTCCGTGTCTTGTACGCATACATGTGTATGCATTGATTTCATATACAACTAGAGTTTGATATTTTGAAAAGGCTAGCTTGTGTTGGCACCTGATATATAGGTACACTGAACCGTGACCCTAATCAGAAATACTAGCAATTAAAAATCCCAAGGCACAACATGGTCAAAAATAAATCCAAAGGCACGACACAGTCCTTTTGTAATCAACTCGGCGTGTCCTCGTATTGTTCGCCTGTGTCGTGTGCGTGTTTCGTCTAGTCGAGCCGTCAATCAAGCAAGCCGGCGGCCGTATTGTTTTATACGtgcgtgtgctgtgtgcatgctaGCTTAAGAAATCCATCCAGTAGGGAGTTAGCGTACGTGTGATCTCCAGGAATATGACACCATTCTGTTACACTAACCATGGATTCCACCCTTAAATAGGACACCGGAATAAATAAAAAAAACTGAATAGATGTATGAGGGTAGAATTGTCATTTCACGTGTCATTTAACATTGTTTGCACACAAAAAAGATGAAAGTGTTATATTGGGAACAAAATTTAAAGGCTGTGTTAGATAGGGAAGAAATATTTTttcagtgttaaataaggaataaAAGTTTAAgccagtgttaaataaggaattctctctataGACCATCCAGGCCAGGCCACATTTCAGTTGAAACAGAGCAACTCTCCATAAGATCAGTGAGCCAAAGAAGCGAGATGGCACGCCTGTCTTCCGTTCCCACCTCCCTCCTGCTGCTAGctagcctcgccgccgccgcctcggcagCAGCCGCGGATCAAGAGGAAGGAGGCATCAGGATCCGCGTGCGGTACCCAACCAAGGAGCAGTCGCAGTGGCTGGACCGCTGGGCGGAGAAGCACCAGGCTCAAGGGTCCGGTGGAGGCTTCAGGATCCGGCCGGCCACCGACGAGGAGTCGGCGTTTCTGAACCGCATGTCAGCCCGCGGTGCGGAGAAAACCGGCGTCGGAGCCGGCTACGACGGCCACATTGAGTTTGGCGACGAACATCCGTATGTTGCATCCTCCTCAGTCCTCACATCCATGTCCACATACTATTGAACTTCGCTCTACTTGCGCTGCTTGCTTGCTAGCACTCACCATGGATATTGAATTTCGCTTCTGGGGTGCAGAAGAATCGTTGTGGATGCCTTCCACTCTCGAGCTCACACGTCCAAGGCGAACAATGATCTTTAGGAGCATTGGTGCAAGGAGTGGCTGTCGTGTATCACTTGCCTGTTTTAGTAGCTTGTTTTTTTTGCTAATCTGTTTTAGTAGCTTGTTATGGCGTTGCGGCCAGTAGAGTTCGTCCTCGGAAATATTATTGAATTCATCATCTAGTAGTTGCAGTGATTGTGGTTTATTGTGCGGTGTGGCCTGTTCTCCATTTGAGATTGTGCTCGTTTGTTTCCTAATATAAAGGGGCGGATCACTCGTGCAAATTCCTGTAAAAATTTATTTGGTTATTTAGAAAGATCTCCTATTACTTCTAGAATGTTGATCTTGGTAAAGCAAATGTGAAATCATGTAAAGAGCGATAATGACATGTTTTGGGGGACACAATTTGAATCTCAGAATGTCAAGTTTTATGGGAGGGAGGTAGTACACAACAAAGACAACTGTACATGCAGCAAAGAAAAAGGGAAACATGATGGAGGTCcatgaataaaagaaaaataatgaGTGAGTAAAGAATTTTATGCGCTGTGAAAATAGTGAACAACCCTTTTACCGTGAAACAAAGAATCTGTTTGAACTTTGTACCGAGTACTGACGAGCAACTACAAGTCACATGCATTCAACACACTTCGGGTAGTGGTACTTCTCATGACATGAGACAGTTGAGGGCTCAAACCAAAGTTGAAGTAGCGCCAGTGATTGGTAAATGATGTGCAGAATACCACGGAAATTCGGGGGACAAGTAAGTGCGGGGGCACTCATCACCTGCCAAGCCTCGCCGCCTGGTCGATTTGGCTCGCGATTTGCGAAGTAATTTAATCCCTCACAAAGGCACAGTAAAACAAGAACATCCCTCGGAAAGATTTAAGTTTCAACAATAAAACTTACAGTTTTTGCATTTAAATGCCCAGTTTCAACAAGTTTCAGAGATATCATTTAAGCAATTTTTTCTGTCGGTCATAGACACAAAATAATTGATTTTGATCGGTCACTCGTACTAAGTTTCAACATTGAAACTAAACCTATTTTTTAAGTCACtaaaatatatttaaaatggaTCTTATTTCAATGTGCTGGTCACGAGAAACACAATTATGAATACAAAACTTAATTTAGAATTTTTGTTTAAGAGATCTAGAACTTTGCAAATTGGAAGCCAAAATTAAAAGCCGGCACAAGGGACCTGATTGCCCTCGCACTTGCGTGCCGTAAATCCTTGTGCAAAATTACTAGCATGTTCCTATAATATCTTGTGCTGGTTAGAAATATCAACATCATTATTCTGAAATGTTAGTTAAGCAGTTATTAAATCACATATATACAAGAGACATGAAATGCATATGTACACACTAAAGGAATAATGTGTGTAGGAAAAAAGAAAGGATAGAAAGGTAGGAGAGGGGTGGTTTAGATCAAATATAAAAATAATGAAAAATCATCTTAGTACTCAATCCGTTCCAAATTATAAGAAGTTTCAGTTTTTCAAAAATTGGGTGTATATAAACACATTGTAGTTTATAttaaaatattcaaaacatctCACATGAGTGAGCGGAGGAGTGCAAATTAAACTACATAGTACATACTACAAACATCTAGAGACAACCTTTTACAGTGATTCCCTCAAAAGAGAGCTTTGTATTGTGAAACAAGGATACAAGGCGTCTGTTTCAACTTCCAAGTTCCAACTAGTGACTGAGCAAGCACATGCATTGATTCAACACACAGTCTGTGAGTCAAAATGTCAGTTCAGGCGAACGGCTCCATGACATGACCATAAGCTGCTGCTGATGACACCCACGTTGAACTAGCACTTGCAAGAGCTGGTAGCAGCTGGTACATGCATGATCCCGCCCTGCAACACTACGGCTGAGTAGATTGGGGCACGCACTGCACTGATGCTGCTGCTGCCTGTGGTAATTCATTTTGGGCACATGCACATGCACTGCTGGTATTCGTTTGGCAGTTGAGTGGCGCGCACTGCGTGGCTGGTCATACAAAGTTACACGCAGCAACAAGAGCCCTAAAATCACAATTGGGATCCACGGTAGAACACAAACGTCCCTCCCTGAAACCCATAGTGGTAGTGGGAACTATGCATCCGCGGTAGGTCACGCAGCTCACGCGCATCTGCTCTTACCTATCCGGTCCATATATGCATGCTTGTCTCGTCCGCTTGGCCGGCCACAGTTAGTTCACGCAGTTGAAGTAGCTTGTGTGCATTCCTCAGTCCGTCCGTCTCTAGTGTGCCATGGCTCGGCTCTACCACCTCACCTTCCTCTCCGTCTTCTTCTACCTCCTCCTCACCGGCCTCGTGGCTGCCGATCCGTCTGGAGGGAAGAAGGTCGGCAAgaaggtgatcatgacggtgcgGTACCCGGCTGCCGACTCGGGGGAGAAGATCACGATCTCGACGCGCCTCATCGGTGAGGGCGGGGTCGGCGACAGCCACTTCCATCTCGACGGCGACGACTACGAACCgtatgcctctctctctctctcgctctctctttctctctctctctctctctctctctctctccaactcATCGTCACAAAGCACACACTCGAGCCAGCCGTGTGATTTAATTTGCTTGATTTAATAAATTTCTGGCTAAGCTTGCGATCGATCTTCACTTGTTCAGCATCATTTTCGCCACGAAAAACCTTGTCTCGGCCTGGAGAAGGTGGGAGATCCGCAGGCCAATCTATCCGAGGTAACGCACATTTTGCCCCTCCCTATCTCATCCGTTGGTTCAGATTTCAGATCGCAAATGTAAGCTACTGACCTTTGCCTAATTGTTTCTCAGCTGTAGAAGCACGTACTTGACGTGAGTGAGCTTTCACGGGGCTCACTGCATGCTCAGTGGTGGTTGCATGCCCAGTCAGTGGAGATTGGCAATGGAGCTCCTCTTTTCTTTCCTCTCAGCGAGAATACATTAGGCGCTTTTTATTTTGTTGTAGTGCCCATTCGGGGAGCGTGTCCGGTGGCCTATTATGTAGGCTGTGTATCTTGGATTATGTAATCTTTTGGGTTCGAGAAAGAAAATATTTCGTTGTTCATCTATTTGTTTTTCTTCTGCTCAATTTTCGTTAAGTCGAGGACCTCTGTTGTGCTTTAGGATCAACAGATTAAACAGAGCATAGCTGCACAActataaagaaatacaaatgggaAGGACATAGAAAAATGTAAGAAAACAAAGAGGGATACGAGCGAGGAACCGATTGGGGTAGAAAACTGGAGGCTACATTagctttattttttcaaaaagaaGGATTACCTCACGCAGCCATTTTATTAAACAAAGTAGCACCAAAGTACATAGTTCAATACAAATTCTCAAGCAAAGCTgaataaaatgaagaaaaaaaactgaCACAGCTAGCCGAAAATATGACTAGATTACTAGACACCTATCCTACTGTTGGACCGTCATTCAAATCGGTTAAAAGTATCCCGTGCTACCGTCTCTCAACGGTTGCACATGTAGGCCATATACTCCTTGACTTCCGCATGATTGAGTAACAACCACATATGGATCCATCCATACGCCCAAGAGATGACCTCGTACATTAGCTAATAACGCCTCGTACGCTGGCTAGTAATTAATGCTACCATGACAGAGTCAACTTATTATTCACATATTATTTTTTCTTAAGTCGAACCTGAGGACTCGTTTTGTTAAACAAAATAGAAGAGAGATGTCCGGTTAATTTGTGGAAAAGCGGGTAGAAAATGTTAGAACAAATTGACGTGGCATCCCGCCTCCACCCTGCCTCACCTCCGGCAAGCTTCTATCCATGCCTCGCCATGGTGTCCCTGTCTCCAGCTCGGGGTTCGATCCGTTTAATCCAGTCAGAGGTCAAAACGAAAAGGCTGCCCCACCTGCACCCGTCAACCTCGAGCACGCTCCGCCTTGGACGTTGTTGTGAGATGCATCACCGCCAGCTCTGGCTTTGCTTCCTTCTCGGCCTTGCTAGCTATTGTCCCCTCGCCTTGCTGCCACTCACCGTGGCGCCCCTAGCTCGGCCTTGGGGCTTCGCTCCTCTCCCATCAAAATTCGACTCACACAGTTTGTAATCTTAGCCAACCGAGAATTAGCAAAATCAAAATTCATTTGGTTATAGAAAATATGAATGCACAACCTTTTTTAGCGTGAAACAAAGGATCTGTTTCAACTTTGTACCGACAAGCAAAAGGAATCCATATGCATTTAACACACACTTTGACATAGAAGCTGAGAACCAGGCCACTAGCAAGCTACTGAATAATGGAAGGTTTTATTGCGTTGATCTTCTGGACCAGGCTAGTGTCTGTTTCCTGCTCGCTGCtttgttgtttgcacttgttcttctGGAAAAGATTGTGATCGTATCGAAGGTTGTATCCATCGCAGCTACTCACATGTTTTGAGCAAGCGATGTATAATGATGCTTTACCTGGCTGCTTGACTATCTTTAATAAAAGTCAGGCGGGGAAAACccctattttttaaaagaaaaatcaTGTGGAGGTACCATATGGATTGTTTGACCGATCAAATAGATGAAATATGAGCTATACGATCTGACAGTGACCTgacagtgaccatataatcacctcaaCACGTATATAATGACCGTATTGACTGTATTCTGAAGTACAATGACCAAAATGAGCGTACACGACAAGTTCAATGACCACCAGTACATTTTACTCTTGAAAATATGAACAACCCTTTTTAGCATTGACACAAAGAAACTGTATCAACTTTGTACCGAGCAAACAGAAGCCACATGCGTTCAACACACACTTTGACCCAGAAAAGAGAACCCGGCCACCAGCAACCGTACGTCTAGTAGACGTTTCTTATTGTCCTGAAAAATAATTTGGTTATTGAAAATATGAATGAACAACCCTTTTTAGCATGAAACAAAGAATCTCTGTTTCAACTTTGTACCGATGAGCAAACAGAAGCCACATGCGTTCAACACACAGTTTGACCGAGAAACGAGAACCCGGCCACCAGCAAGCAACGGTCTGGTAGACGGTACTACTTGTCCTGAGGACGCAGTTGAGGCAGACGCTCCATGCATGCATGAGTTGATGGATCACACCAAAGATGAAGTAGCAGCGGCGACTCGTACGTGCATGATCGGTCAGTACAAGGTGTGTGGGGTTTTGGATCATGTATGTCTGCTTAAACATCACTTATACATGACACTCCAAAACCTTTCAAAAAAGGACACGAATCGTAAAGGACGTGCAGACCACTAGCATTTTATGTTAGACATATCGAACTGCATTGTCGTGTAAATTTAGTGGGGTTCATGAAATATGAACAAAGGGAAAGAGTACAGGAAAAAGAAGGAGTGGGAGGACTGGCTTacatcaaagaaaaaaaagaagtgaGAAATATCTACAAACTGCCATCTGCTGTGAAACAACAGGTCTGTGTCGACTTTCAAGTGTACAGCCGATGAGCAAACAGAAAGCACATGCATTGATTCAACACACACTTTGTCAGACAGAGAATCCACAAGGCTGCAGCGTCAAACTGTCACCACTGGGCTTGTTCAGACAGTTGATCCAAACGGCTCCATACATGATCATAAGCTGATGGCACAAACGGCTCCATGCATGATCATGATCAGGTTGACAGCTGAGCGGCGCACACTGCGCCAGTAGTGGTCACACAAAGTTACACGCAGAAACAAGAACTCAGCTCTTCCCCGTTCATGCGTTTATGTATTTATTTATAACAGAATATCCTCGCCAGAAAAAAAAACGAGCCCCGTGTCGCTcgcgctaaccctagccgccgggcACCGCCGCCACTCATCCACCCCTCCTCCCCGCCGCTGTCGGTGAGCGCCCACTACTAGAAAAACAACTATAGCCAATATGAACACTAAGGACGCACTatacatagtaatggcgcacaatatgtaggtgcgccattaataaccaAAACAGTAATGGCGCATCAggtgaaaagtgcgccattactaagttcgaccaaggtttgacccagtcatatacatagtaatggcgcactttgtataggtgcgcaattactaagttgacatagtaatgacgcacctttacaaagtgcgccataaggctggtcgtaatggtagtatcatagct
Proteins encoded in this window:
- the LOC123087350 gene encoding uncharacterized protein, with the translated sequence MARLSSVPTSLLLLASLAAAASAAAADQEEGGIRIRVRYPTKEQSQWLDRWAEKHQAQGSGGGFRIRPATDEESAFLNRMSARGAEKTGVGAGYDGHIEFGDEHPRIVVDAFHSRAHTSKANNDL
- the LOC123087437 gene encoding uncharacterized protein; amino-acid sequence: MARLYHLTFLSVFFYLLLTGLVAADPSGGKKVGKKVIMTVRYPAADSGEKITISTRLIGEGGVGDSHFHLDGDDYEPIIFATKNLVSAWRRWEIRRPIYPSCRSTYLT